Sequence from the Methanobrevibacter arboriphilus genome:
AAAACTAGAGAAAAATAGGCAATAGTAAAAAAGGAGTGTATAAATGATAGACCATCTTGAATGGAAAGAAAAAATATTAAAGGATATTGATAAATTAGAAGCTAATCTTAAAGAAATTGAAGGTATTAATTTTTCTAAAAAAGAAAAAGAAGCAATTTCAAGAGCAAAAGATTATAGAGAAGATTGCAAATATTACCTTGAAAAAGGAGATGAAATAACTTCCTTTGAATGTATTAGCTACAGTCATGGTTTAATTGATACTTTAAGAATTATTCATGAATTTATTTAACTATAAAGCTATAAAACCTATTTAATTTTCAAATAAATTCTTAAACATTTAAATTAAGGATTTGTGAAGTTTATAATAAATATTCATGAAAAAACTTTAAATACTAATTCATGTTTATATATTTGAAAGTAGTTAATTAGGACTAATTTATTTTTATGATTCATCGGATTGTAAACTCTTATGAGCTTAATTTTAGATGATAAAGATTTTTTATTATTTTTTAAAGAACAAAATCCTTATTAAATCCTAATTAAGAAAAATTTTAGATATATGCTCATGAAGTGTTACCTCCATGACTTTTGCCAAATTTACTATTTTTAATAATTTCAATTATACATAATATATTAAACATTATTATATATAGTAATACTATAATATAAATAATTAATAAAATATTAATAAAAATTAATATAAATCAAAATAATAAAAATAGAAATAGAATATTAATAAAAATGATAATAAGAATGATAATAATTTTTATTTAAAGTTATTTCTCATTAAAATAGTATCAACTTGTTTATTAAACTTATTTTCACCAACTATCATAAATCCTTCAGATTTTAACTTATTTACCAAAATTTCATGGTTAATGCCAGTTAAAAAATTATGGTGTTCAAAATAAATTATTTTAAAATCTGAAAGATCAGAATTCATTATAATATCAACTTCACATCCTTCACAATCAATTTTAAGTGCATATGGATCAATATTATACTCATTAATTATATTTCCTAATGTAGTTGTTTCTACAAGATCAAACTCATCATAATTATACTCATTATTAGATCCATAACCTGAATGTCCTCCGGAATTTTCAGGATTTTTATATATTTTAATTTTTCCTTTTTTACATGAAACAGCTTTATTTATTAATGTTACATTATCTTTTAATTCAGGATTTAGATTAATATTTTCAGTAGCTATACTATAAACTTCTGAAATTGGTTCGAATCCAAAAACAGTATAACCTTTATTTGCGAAATATAGTGAAGAATCACCAATGTTTGCACCAACATCAATGACAGTTTTTTCACTTTCTAAGCATTCATCTAAATAATATTCTTCCCAGATAAATACTTCAAAAAGAAGCTGTATAAACACTCCTCCTGAGTTATTAAAACTAACACCATTAATTGTAATTATATCTTCATCAATACATTCAATCAATTGTTTAATATTTTCAATACCCTGTGATGATATATTTTTTAGAGGTTTATTAAAAATAAAACTGCAAAGTTTTCTTTGATTATTAGTATTACAAAAATTTACTTCTCCTAATCTTTTAATATCAATTTTAATTTCTTTTTTTAAGCCAAGGATAAATAAAATTCCACTAATTACCCCCCCCCCTCTTCTAAATTGGATATTAGTGAAGTATCTTCTCATCCCATTAATAATAACAAATATCAAATATTTTGGTCTTAAATTTTTATAAATCCCTATATCCATAAAAATACCTTCTTAAAAGATTTTTTAAATTTGTTTAATAAAAATTATAAAGAGCATTCTCTATGTTAATTATCTATAAAAAAATCTTGTTTTATATTATTTACTTAAATAAAATATAATAAAACATCAATAAATTATTAATAAAATATTAATAAAACATCAATGAAAAAAAAATAAAGTAATAAAACAAGAAAAATCAATGGAATTATTGATTAAATTATTCCATCTTTTCAAATCTTGATTCTAATTTTTCTAAAACACCAGGTAAAGAAGTATATTCCATTTCTTCACTTGGTAATCTATGTGGTTCGAAAG
This genomic interval carries:
- a CDS encoding DUF357 domain-containing protein, which gives rise to MIDHLEWKEKILKDIDKLEANLKEIEGINFSKKEKEAISRAKDYREDCKYYLEKGDEITSFECISYSHGLIDTLRIIHEFI
- a CDS encoding FkbM family methyltransferase, which encodes MDIGIYKNLRPKYLIFVIINGMRRYFTNIQFRRGGGVISGILFILGLKKEIKIDIKRLGEVNFCNTNNQRKLCSFIFNKPLKNISSQGIENIKQLIECIDEDIITINGVSFNNSGGVFIQLLFEVFIWEEYYLDECLESEKTVIDVGANIGDSSLYFANKGYTVFGFEPISEVYSIATENINLNPELKDNVTLINKAVSCKKGKIKIYKNPENSGGHSGYGSNNEYNYDEFDLVETTTLGNIINEYNIDPYALKIDCEGCEVDIIMNSDLSDFKIIYFEHHNFLTGINHEILVNKLKSEGFMIVGENKFNKQVDTILMRNNFK